The following coding sequences lie in one Phacochoerus africanus isolate WHEZ1 chromosome 12, ROS_Pafr_v1, whole genome shotgun sequence genomic window:
- the PITRM1 gene encoding presequence protease, mitochondrial isoform X3, producing MLNRSLCTFMNAFTASDYTLYPFSTQNPKDFQNLLSVYLDAAFFPCLRELDFWQEGWRLEHEDPNDPQTPLVFKGVVFNEMKGAFADNERIFSQHLQNRLLPDHTYAVVSGGDPLCIPDLTWEQLRRFHATHYHPSNARFFTYGNFPLEQHLRQIHEEALSKFQKIEPQTAVPAQKPWDQPREFQISCAPDSLATGSSGQTTVSVSFLLPHITDTFEAFTLSLLSSLLVSGPSAPFYQSLIESGLGTGFSPDAGYNGCTREAYFSVGLQGVAEEDVGAVRDLVDRTLDGVIEKGFEADRIEALLHKIEIQMKHQSVSFGLALTLHIASCWNHDGDPVELLKLGAQVAQFRKCLEDNPKFLQEKVQQYFKNNQHKLTLSMTPDDKYSEKQMQMEAEKLKQKVSSLSPEDKQRLHEKGLELQAQQSQPQDASCLPALKVSDIEPRVPATDLEVATAAGDVPVQCCAQPTNGLVYFRAFASLNSVPEELRPYVPLFCSVLTKLGCGSLDYREQAQQVELKTGGLAASPQVLPDDTHLDTYEQGVLFSSFCLDRNLPDMMHLWSEVFNSPRLEEEERFRVLVKMMAQELANGVPDSGHLYASIRAGRTLASAGDLQEAFGGMDQVRLMKRIAETADLMPVLKKLPRIKKHLLNRDSLRCAVNATPQQMPQAQRAVDSFIRSLSRSQKERKPVRPQVVEKPAPGGAGRSAPVLRKLVTDPTFKPCQMKTHFLLPFPVNYVAECVRTAPYTDPDHASLQVLARLMTAKFLHVEIREKGGAYGGGARLSHGGIFTLFSYRDPRSMETLQSFAEAVDWARSGRFTQQDIDEAKLSVFAGVDAPVAPSDRGLDHFLYGLSDEMKQVHREQLFAVCREGLVDVSNRYLGTGRSTRGVALLGPENSRIAKDPSWIVR from the exons ATGCTGAACAGGTCGCTGTGCACGTTCATGAACGCCTTCACGG CTAGTGACTACACGCTGTACCCGTTCTCCACACAAAACCCCAAGGACTTCCAGAACCTCCTGTCTGTGTATCTGGACGCGGCCTTTTTCCCCTGCTTGCGGGAGCTGGATTTCTG GCAGGAAGGATGGCGGCTGGAGCACGAGGACCCCAACGACCCGCAGACGCCCTTGGTCTTCAAAGGAGTCGTCTTCAACGAGATGAAGGGCGCGTTT GCGGATAACGAGAGGATATTCTCGCAGCACCTTCAGAACCGACTGCTTCCCGACCACACATATGCGGTGGTCTCTGGAGGGGACCCCCTGTGCATCCCGGACCTCACGTGGGAGCAGCTGAGGCGCTTCCACGCCACCCACTACCACCCCAGCAACGCCAG GTTCTTCACGTACGGGAACTTCCCGCTGGAACAGCATCTGAGACAAATTCATGAAGAAGCGCTGAGTAAATTTCAGAAAATCGAGCCCCAGACGGCGGTGCCGGCCCAGAAGCCCTGGGACCAGCCG AGAGAGTTCCAGATCTCGTGTGCCCCGGACTCGCTGGCCACCGGCTCCTCGGGACAGACCACCGTCAGTGTCAGCTTCCTCCTGCCACA CATCACCGACACGTTTGAAGCCTTCACGCTGAGCCTCCTGTCTTCGCTCCTGGTCAGCGGCCCCAGCGCCCCTTTCTATCAGTCCCTCATCGAGTCTGGGCTCGGCACGGGCTTCTCTCCCGACGCCGG GTACAACGGCTGCACGCGGGAGGCCTACTTCAGCGTGGGCCTGCAGGGGGTCGCGGAAGAGGACGTCGGGGCAGTCCGCGACCTCGTGGACAGGACGCTGGATGGCGTCATCGA GAAAGGATTTGAAGCTGATCGGATCGAAGCTTTGCTCCATAAGATTGAGATACAGATGAAGCACCAGTCGGTCAGCTTCGGACTCGCCCTGACGCTG CACATAGCTTCCTGCTGGAACCACGACGGGGACCCCGTGGAGCTCCTAAAGCTGGGCGCTCAGGTGGCGCAGTTCAGGAAGTGCCTGGAGGACAATCCAAAGTTTTTGCAAGAAAAAGTGCAACAGTATTTTAAG AATAATCAGCACAAGTTGACTTTATCAATGACGCCTGATGACAAGTATTCCGAGAAGCAAATGCAGATGGAAGCAGAAAAACTGAAGCAAAAGGTCAGCTCTCTTTCGCCGGAGGACAAGCAGCGGCTCCACGAGAAAG GTTTAGAATTGCAGGCGCAGCAGAGTCAGCCGCAGGACGCGTCCTGTCTGCCCGCCTTGAAGGTGTCTGACATCGAGCCCCGCGTCCCGGCCACGGACTTGGAGGTGGCAACGGCAG CTGGGGACGTGCCCGTGCAGTGCTGCGCCCAGCCCACCAACGGCCTGGTCTACTTCAGGGCCTTCGCGAGCCTCAACTCGGTGCCCGAGGAGCTGCGGCCGTACGTGCCGCTCTTCTGCAGCGTCCTCACCAA GCTGGGCTGCGGCAGCCTCGACTACAGGGAGCAGGCGCAGCAGGTGGAGCTGAAGACGGGGGGCCTGGCCGCCAGCCCGCAGGTGCTCCCCGACGACACGCACCTCGACACCTACGAGCAG GGTGTGCTCTTCTCGTCTTTCTGCCTCGACAGAAACCTCCCCGACATGATGCACCTGTGGAGTGAGGTCTTTAACAG CCCccgcctggaggaggaggagcgctTCCGCGTGCTGGTGAAGATGATGGCCCAGGAGCTGGCCAACGGCGTCCCCGACTCGGGCCACCTGTACGCGTCCATCAGGGCGGGCAGGACCCTGGCGTCCGCAGGGGACCTGCAGGAGGCCTTCGGGGGCATGGACCAG GTGAGGCTGATGAAGAGGATCGCGGAGACGGCTGACCTCATGCCCGTCCTGAAGAAGCTGCCGCGCATCAAAAAGCACTTACTGAACCGGGACAGCTTGAG ATGTGCGGTGAACGCCACACCCCAGCAGATGCCTCAGGCGCAGAGGGCCGTGGACAGCTTCATCCGGAGTCTGAGCCGGAGCCAGAAGGAGAGGAAGCCGGTGCGCCCGCAGGTGGTGGAG AAACCCGCCCCTGGCGGAGCCGGCAGGAGCGCCCCAGTCCTGAGGAAGCTGGTGACG gaCCCCACCTTCAAGCCCTGCCAGATGAAGACGCACTTCCTGCTCCCGTTCCCCGTGAACTACGTGGCCGAGTGTGTGAGGACCGCCCCGTACACGGACCCCGACCACGCCAG CCTTCAGGTCCTGGCCCGCTTGATGACTGCCAAGTTCTTGCACGTGGAAATTCGAGAGAAAGGCGGTGCTTACGGCGGCGGCGCTCGGCTCAGCCACGGTGGGATATTCACGCTCTTCTCCTACAG GGACCCGCGCTCCATGGAGACGCTGCAGTCCTTTGCGGAGGCCGTGGACTGGGCCCGGTCCGGGCGCTTCACGCAGCAGGACATTGACGAGGCCAAGCTCTCCGTCTTCGCCGGCGTGGACGCTCCCGTGGCTCCTTCAGACAGAG GGTTGGACCACTTCCTGTACGGCCTCTCGGATGAGATGAAGCAGGTGCACCGCGAGCAGCTCTTTGCCGTCTGCCGCGAGGGGCTGGTGGACGTGAGCAACAG GTACCTGGGCACCGGGAGGAGCACACGCGGCGTGGCGCTGCTGGGACCAGAAAACTCGAGGATCGCGAAGGACCCGTCCTGGATCGTACGATAG
- the PITRM1 gene encoding presequence protease, mitochondrial isoform X2, which translates to MWRSGWRARGALRSLGGRADLRAWRWESSAACERALRYQVGEKLHGFTVSQVTAVPELSLTAVRLSHDGTGAQYLHLAREDRNNTFSVQFRTTPADSRGAPHILEHTVLCGSQRYPCRDPFFKMLNRSLCTFMNAFTASDYTLYPFSTQNPKDFQNLLSVYLDAAFFPCLRELDFWQEGWRLEHEDPNDPQTPLVFKGVVFNEMKGAFADNERIFSQHLQNRLLPDHTYAVVSGGDPLCIPDLTWEQLRRFHATHYHPSNARFFTYGNFPLEQHLRQIHEEALSKFQKIEPQTAVPAQKPWDQPREFQISCAPDSLATGSSGQTTVSVSFLLPHITDTFEAFTLSLLSSLLVSGPSAPFYQSLIESGLGTGFSPDAGYNGCTREAYFSVGLQGVAEEDVGAVRDLVDRTLDGVIEKGFEADRIEALLHKIEIQMKHQSVSFGLALTLHIASCWNHDGDPVELLKLGAQVAQFRKCLEDNPKFLQEKVQQYFKNNQHKLTLSMTPDDKYSEKQMQMEAEKLKQKVSSLSPEDKQRLHEKGLELQAQQSQPQDASCLPALKVSDIEPRVPATDLEVATAAGDVPVQCCAQPTNGLVYFRAFASLNSVPEELRPYVPLFCSVLTKLGCGSLDYREQAQQVELKTGGLAASPQVLPDDTHLDTYEQGVLFSSFCLDRNLPDMMHLWSEVFNSPRLEEEERFRVLVKMMAQELANGVPDSGHLYASIRAGRTLASAGDLQEAFGGMDQVRLMKRIAETADLMPVLKKLPRIKKHLLNRDSLRCAVNATPQQMPQAQRAVDSFIRSLSRSQKERKPVRPQVVEKPAPGGAGRSAPVLRKLVTDPTFKPCQMKTHFLLPFPVNYVAECVRTAPYTDPDHASLQVLARLMTAKFLHVEIREKGGAYGGGARLSHGGIFTLFSYRDPRSMETLQSFAEAVDWARSGRFTQQDIDEAKLSVFAGVDAPVAPSDRGLDHFLYGLSDEMKQVHREQLFAVCREGLVDVSNRYLGTGRSTRGVALLGPENSRIAKDPSWIVR; encoded by the exons CGCGGACCTCAGAGCATGGAGGTGGGAGAGCAGCGCGGCCTGTGAGAGGGCGCTGCGGTACCAGGTCGGAGAGAAGCTCCACGGGTTCACTGTCAGCCAG GTAACGGCCGTCCCTGAGCTGTCCCTGACGGCCGTGAGGCTCAGCCACGATGGCACGGGCGCGCAGTAcctgcacctggccagggaggACAGAAACAACACCTTCAG CGTGCAGTTCCGCACGACTCCTGCAGACAGCAGAGGCGCACCCCACATCCTGGAACACACAGTCCTGTGTGGCTCCCAGAGGTACCCCTGCAGGGACCCCTTCTTCAAGATGCTGAACAGGTCGCTGTGCACGTTCATGAACGCCTTCACGG CTAGTGACTACACGCTGTACCCGTTCTCCACACAAAACCCCAAGGACTTCCAGAACCTCCTGTCTGTGTATCTGGACGCGGCCTTTTTCCCCTGCTTGCGGGAGCTGGATTTCTG GCAGGAAGGATGGCGGCTGGAGCACGAGGACCCCAACGACCCGCAGACGCCCTTGGTCTTCAAAGGAGTCGTCTTCAACGAGATGAAGGGCGCGTTT GCGGATAACGAGAGGATATTCTCGCAGCACCTTCAGAACCGACTGCTTCCCGACCACACATATGCGGTGGTCTCTGGAGGGGACCCCCTGTGCATCCCGGACCTCACGTGGGAGCAGCTGAGGCGCTTCCACGCCACCCACTACCACCCCAGCAACGCCAG GTTCTTCACGTACGGGAACTTCCCGCTGGAACAGCATCTGAGACAAATTCATGAAGAAGCGCTGAGTAAATTTCAGAAAATCGAGCCCCAGACGGCGGTGCCGGCCCAGAAGCCCTGGGACCAGCCG AGAGAGTTCCAGATCTCGTGTGCCCCGGACTCGCTGGCCACCGGCTCCTCGGGACAGACCACCGTCAGTGTCAGCTTCCTCCTGCCACA CATCACCGACACGTTTGAAGCCTTCACGCTGAGCCTCCTGTCTTCGCTCCTGGTCAGCGGCCCCAGCGCCCCTTTCTATCAGTCCCTCATCGAGTCTGGGCTCGGCACGGGCTTCTCTCCCGACGCCGG GTACAACGGCTGCACGCGGGAGGCCTACTTCAGCGTGGGCCTGCAGGGGGTCGCGGAAGAGGACGTCGGGGCAGTCCGCGACCTCGTGGACAGGACGCTGGATGGCGTCATCGA GAAAGGATTTGAAGCTGATCGGATCGAAGCTTTGCTCCATAAGATTGAGATACAGATGAAGCACCAGTCGGTCAGCTTCGGACTCGCCCTGACGCTG CACATAGCTTCCTGCTGGAACCACGACGGGGACCCCGTGGAGCTCCTAAAGCTGGGCGCTCAGGTGGCGCAGTTCAGGAAGTGCCTGGAGGACAATCCAAAGTTTTTGCAAGAAAAAGTGCAACAGTATTTTAAG AATAATCAGCACAAGTTGACTTTATCAATGACGCCTGATGACAAGTATTCCGAGAAGCAAATGCAGATGGAAGCAGAAAAACTGAAGCAAAAGGTCAGCTCTCTTTCGCCGGAGGACAAGCAGCGGCTCCACGAGAAAG GTTTAGAATTGCAGGCGCAGCAGAGTCAGCCGCAGGACGCGTCCTGTCTGCCCGCCTTGAAGGTGTCTGACATCGAGCCCCGCGTCCCGGCCACGGACTTGGAGGTGGCAACGGCAG CTGGGGACGTGCCCGTGCAGTGCTGCGCCCAGCCCACCAACGGCCTGGTCTACTTCAGGGCCTTCGCGAGCCTCAACTCGGTGCCCGAGGAGCTGCGGCCGTACGTGCCGCTCTTCTGCAGCGTCCTCACCAA GCTGGGCTGCGGCAGCCTCGACTACAGGGAGCAGGCGCAGCAGGTGGAGCTGAAGACGGGGGGCCTGGCCGCCAGCCCGCAGGTGCTCCCCGACGACACGCACCTCGACACCTACGAGCAG GGTGTGCTCTTCTCGTCTTTCTGCCTCGACAGAAACCTCCCCGACATGATGCACCTGTGGAGTGAGGTCTTTAACAG CCCccgcctggaggaggaggagcgctTCCGCGTGCTGGTGAAGATGATGGCCCAGGAGCTGGCCAACGGCGTCCCCGACTCGGGCCACCTGTACGCGTCCATCAGGGCGGGCAGGACCCTGGCGTCCGCAGGGGACCTGCAGGAGGCCTTCGGGGGCATGGACCAG GTGAGGCTGATGAAGAGGATCGCGGAGACGGCTGACCTCATGCCCGTCCTGAAGAAGCTGCCGCGCATCAAAAAGCACTTACTGAACCGGGACAGCTTGAG ATGTGCGGTGAACGCCACACCCCAGCAGATGCCTCAGGCGCAGAGGGCCGTGGACAGCTTCATCCGGAGTCTGAGCCGGAGCCAGAAGGAGAGGAAGCCGGTGCGCCCGCAGGTGGTGGAG AAACCCGCCCCTGGCGGAGCCGGCAGGAGCGCCCCAGTCCTGAGGAAGCTGGTGACG gaCCCCACCTTCAAGCCCTGCCAGATGAAGACGCACTTCCTGCTCCCGTTCCCCGTGAACTACGTGGCCGAGTGTGTGAGGACCGCCCCGTACACGGACCCCGACCACGCCAG CCTTCAGGTCCTGGCCCGCTTGATGACTGCCAAGTTCTTGCACGTGGAAATTCGAGAGAAAGGCGGTGCTTACGGCGGCGGCGCTCGGCTCAGCCACGGTGGGATATTCACGCTCTTCTCCTACAG GGACCCGCGCTCCATGGAGACGCTGCAGTCCTTTGCGGAGGCCGTGGACTGGGCCCGGTCCGGGCGCTTCACGCAGCAGGACATTGACGAGGCCAAGCTCTCCGTCTTCGCCGGCGTGGACGCTCCCGTGGCTCCTTCAGACAGAG GGTTGGACCACTTCCTGTACGGCCTCTCGGATGAGATGAAGCAGGTGCACCGCGAGCAGCTCTTTGCCGTCTGCCGCGAGGGGCTGGTGGACGTGAGCAACAG GTACCTGGGCACCGGGAGGAGCACACGCGGCGTGGCGCTGCTGGGACCAGAAAACTCGAGGATCGCGAAGGACCCGTCCTGGATCGTACGATAG
- the PITRM1 gene encoding presequence protease, mitochondrial isoform X1, with protein MWRSGWRARGALRSLGGRSADLRAWRWESSAACERALRYQVGEKLHGFTVSQVTAVPELSLTAVRLSHDGTGAQYLHLAREDRNNTFSVQFRTTPADSRGAPHILEHTVLCGSQRYPCRDPFFKMLNRSLCTFMNAFTASDYTLYPFSTQNPKDFQNLLSVYLDAAFFPCLRELDFWQEGWRLEHEDPNDPQTPLVFKGVVFNEMKGAFADNERIFSQHLQNRLLPDHTYAVVSGGDPLCIPDLTWEQLRRFHATHYHPSNARFFTYGNFPLEQHLRQIHEEALSKFQKIEPQTAVPAQKPWDQPREFQISCAPDSLATGSSGQTTVSVSFLLPHITDTFEAFTLSLLSSLLVSGPSAPFYQSLIESGLGTGFSPDAGYNGCTREAYFSVGLQGVAEEDVGAVRDLVDRTLDGVIEKGFEADRIEALLHKIEIQMKHQSVSFGLALTLHIASCWNHDGDPVELLKLGAQVAQFRKCLEDNPKFLQEKVQQYFKNNQHKLTLSMTPDDKYSEKQMQMEAEKLKQKVSSLSPEDKQRLHEKGLELQAQQSQPQDASCLPALKVSDIEPRVPATDLEVATAAGDVPVQCCAQPTNGLVYFRAFASLNSVPEELRPYVPLFCSVLTKLGCGSLDYREQAQQVELKTGGLAASPQVLPDDTHLDTYEQGVLFSSFCLDRNLPDMMHLWSEVFNSPRLEEEERFRVLVKMMAQELANGVPDSGHLYASIRAGRTLASAGDLQEAFGGMDQVRLMKRIAETADLMPVLKKLPRIKKHLLNRDSLRCAVNATPQQMPQAQRAVDSFIRSLSRSQKERKPVRPQVVEKPAPGGAGRSAPVLRKLVTDPTFKPCQMKTHFLLPFPVNYVAECVRTAPYTDPDHASLQVLARLMTAKFLHVEIREKGGAYGGGARLSHGGIFTLFSYRDPRSMETLQSFAEAVDWARSGRFTQQDIDEAKLSVFAGVDAPVAPSDRGLDHFLYGLSDEMKQVHREQLFAVCREGLVDVSNRYLGTGRSTRGVALLGPENSRIAKDPSWIVR; from the exons CAGCGCGGACCTCAGAGCATGGAGGTGGGAGAGCAGCGCGGCCTGTGAGAGGGCGCTGCGGTACCAGGTCGGAGAGAAGCTCCACGGGTTCACTGTCAGCCAG GTAACGGCCGTCCCTGAGCTGTCCCTGACGGCCGTGAGGCTCAGCCACGATGGCACGGGCGCGCAGTAcctgcacctggccagggaggACAGAAACAACACCTTCAG CGTGCAGTTCCGCACGACTCCTGCAGACAGCAGAGGCGCACCCCACATCCTGGAACACACAGTCCTGTGTGGCTCCCAGAGGTACCCCTGCAGGGACCCCTTCTTCAAGATGCTGAACAGGTCGCTGTGCACGTTCATGAACGCCTTCACGG CTAGTGACTACACGCTGTACCCGTTCTCCACACAAAACCCCAAGGACTTCCAGAACCTCCTGTCTGTGTATCTGGACGCGGCCTTTTTCCCCTGCTTGCGGGAGCTGGATTTCTG GCAGGAAGGATGGCGGCTGGAGCACGAGGACCCCAACGACCCGCAGACGCCCTTGGTCTTCAAAGGAGTCGTCTTCAACGAGATGAAGGGCGCGTTT GCGGATAACGAGAGGATATTCTCGCAGCACCTTCAGAACCGACTGCTTCCCGACCACACATATGCGGTGGTCTCTGGAGGGGACCCCCTGTGCATCCCGGACCTCACGTGGGAGCAGCTGAGGCGCTTCCACGCCACCCACTACCACCCCAGCAACGCCAG GTTCTTCACGTACGGGAACTTCCCGCTGGAACAGCATCTGAGACAAATTCATGAAGAAGCGCTGAGTAAATTTCAGAAAATCGAGCCCCAGACGGCGGTGCCGGCCCAGAAGCCCTGGGACCAGCCG AGAGAGTTCCAGATCTCGTGTGCCCCGGACTCGCTGGCCACCGGCTCCTCGGGACAGACCACCGTCAGTGTCAGCTTCCTCCTGCCACA CATCACCGACACGTTTGAAGCCTTCACGCTGAGCCTCCTGTCTTCGCTCCTGGTCAGCGGCCCCAGCGCCCCTTTCTATCAGTCCCTCATCGAGTCTGGGCTCGGCACGGGCTTCTCTCCCGACGCCGG GTACAACGGCTGCACGCGGGAGGCCTACTTCAGCGTGGGCCTGCAGGGGGTCGCGGAAGAGGACGTCGGGGCAGTCCGCGACCTCGTGGACAGGACGCTGGATGGCGTCATCGA GAAAGGATTTGAAGCTGATCGGATCGAAGCTTTGCTCCATAAGATTGAGATACAGATGAAGCACCAGTCGGTCAGCTTCGGACTCGCCCTGACGCTG CACATAGCTTCCTGCTGGAACCACGACGGGGACCCCGTGGAGCTCCTAAAGCTGGGCGCTCAGGTGGCGCAGTTCAGGAAGTGCCTGGAGGACAATCCAAAGTTTTTGCAAGAAAAAGTGCAACAGTATTTTAAG AATAATCAGCACAAGTTGACTTTATCAATGACGCCTGATGACAAGTATTCCGAGAAGCAAATGCAGATGGAAGCAGAAAAACTGAAGCAAAAGGTCAGCTCTCTTTCGCCGGAGGACAAGCAGCGGCTCCACGAGAAAG GTTTAGAATTGCAGGCGCAGCAGAGTCAGCCGCAGGACGCGTCCTGTCTGCCCGCCTTGAAGGTGTCTGACATCGAGCCCCGCGTCCCGGCCACGGACTTGGAGGTGGCAACGGCAG CTGGGGACGTGCCCGTGCAGTGCTGCGCCCAGCCCACCAACGGCCTGGTCTACTTCAGGGCCTTCGCGAGCCTCAACTCGGTGCCCGAGGAGCTGCGGCCGTACGTGCCGCTCTTCTGCAGCGTCCTCACCAA GCTGGGCTGCGGCAGCCTCGACTACAGGGAGCAGGCGCAGCAGGTGGAGCTGAAGACGGGGGGCCTGGCCGCCAGCCCGCAGGTGCTCCCCGACGACACGCACCTCGACACCTACGAGCAG GGTGTGCTCTTCTCGTCTTTCTGCCTCGACAGAAACCTCCCCGACATGATGCACCTGTGGAGTGAGGTCTTTAACAG CCCccgcctggaggaggaggagcgctTCCGCGTGCTGGTGAAGATGATGGCCCAGGAGCTGGCCAACGGCGTCCCCGACTCGGGCCACCTGTACGCGTCCATCAGGGCGGGCAGGACCCTGGCGTCCGCAGGGGACCTGCAGGAGGCCTTCGGGGGCATGGACCAG GTGAGGCTGATGAAGAGGATCGCGGAGACGGCTGACCTCATGCCCGTCCTGAAGAAGCTGCCGCGCATCAAAAAGCACTTACTGAACCGGGACAGCTTGAG ATGTGCGGTGAACGCCACACCCCAGCAGATGCCTCAGGCGCAGAGGGCCGTGGACAGCTTCATCCGGAGTCTGAGCCGGAGCCAGAAGGAGAGGAAGCCGGTGCGCCCGCAGGTGGTGGAG AAACCCGCCCCTGGCGGAGCCGGCAGGAGCGCCCCAGTCCTGAGGAAGCTGGTGACG gaCCCCACCTTCAAGCCCTGCCAGATGAAGACGCACTTCCTGCTCCCGTTCCCCGTGAACTACGTGGCCGAGTGTGTGAGGACCGCCCCGTACACGGACCCCGACCACGCCAG CCTTCAGGTCCTGGCCCGCTTGATGACTGCCAAGTTCTTGCACGTGGAAATTCGAGAGAAAGGCGGTGCTTACGGCGGCGGCGCTCGGCTCAGCCACGGTGGGATATTCACGCTCTTCTCCTACAG GGACCCGCGCTCCATGGAGACGCTGCAGTCCTTTGCGGAGGCCGTGGACTGGGCCCGGTCCGGGCGCTTCACGCAGCAGGACATTGACGAGGCCAAGCTCTCCGTCTTCGCCGGCGTGGACGCTCCCGTGGCTCCTTCAGACAGAG GGTTGGACCACTTCCTGTACGGCCTCTCGGATGAGATGAAGCAGGTGCACCGCGAGCAGCTCTTTGCCGTCTGCCGCGAGGGGCTGGTGGACGTGAGCAACAG GTACCTGGGCACCGGGAGGAGCACACGCGGCGTGGCGCTGCTGGGACCAGAAAACTCGAGGATCGCGAAGGACCCGTCCTGGATCGTACGATAG